One genomic region from Tripterygium wilfordii isolate XIE 37 chromosome 20, ASM1340144v1, whole genome shotgun sequence encodes:
- the LOC119986993 gene encoding VQ motif-containing protein 20, giving the protein MRHSHLQELHAKRDTNGGGGGGLCPPPLKIHKDSHMVKKTSPSSSFSSSAASSLAGSSSKQPQRHPVIIYTHSPKVIHTHPKDFMALVQKLTGLSGHEDDNAATPPKTEQAKINNNNNNINNDDNESSSVITTDENNICGGSSDHHGNSSSCFVPPPPPPMIFDGSSSNYMNIPLFEANSSSTDYLCGNNQGGFYSYTDSLFFGSPNSNVRSSITSRSGLEGIDEFNEY; this is encoded by the coding sequence atgagacaTTCACATTTACAAGAGTTGCATGCAAAGAGGGATAcaaatggtggtggtggtggtgggttgTGTCCTCCGCCGTTGAAAATCCACAAAGACTCCCACATGGTGAAGAAAACATCTCCATCCTCCTCCTTCTCGTCCTCCGCCGCCTCGTCCCTGGCTGGCTCCTCCTCAAAGCAGCCGCAGCGCCACCCGGTGATCATCTACACACATTCTCCAAAAGTCATCCACACTCACCCTAAGGACTTCATGGCGCTGGTCCAAAAACTCACTGGCCTCTCCGGCCACGAAGATGACAACGCCGCCACGCCTCCAAAGACGGAGCAGGCCaagattaataataataataataatatcaataaTGACGATAATGAGTCGTCTTCGGTTATAACTACAGATGAGAATAATATTTGTGGTGGATCATCAGATCATCATGGAAACTCCTCTTCTTGTTTCGTTCCTCCTCCGCCTCCGCCGATGATTTTTGATGGTTCGAGTTCTAATTACATGAATATTCCATTGTTTGAAGCCAATTCTTCTTCAACGGATTACTTGTGTGGGAATAATCAGGGTGGATTTTATAGCTACACAGATTCATTGTTCTTTGGTAGTCCGAATTCTAATGTGAGGAGCTCCATTACATCCAGATCAGGCTTGGAAGGTATTGATGAGTTCAACGAATATTAG